Proteins encoded together in one Lysobacterales bacterium window:
- a CDS encoding type II toxin-antitoxin system VapC family toxin, producing the protein MIAVDTNVLVRLLVSDNPAQGKASHRLFANEDIFIPDTVLLETEWVLRAAFDRTPADICTAFRRLCGLHNVTVSDGPLVAQVIDWHEAGLDFADAFHLALSKDQDTLKTFDADFIKNAKKHTDRRVERP; encoded by the coding sequence GTGATCGCGGTTGATACCAACGTGCTGGTGCGACTGCTGGTGAGCGACAACCCGGCACAGGGCAAGGCCAGCCACAGGCTGTTTGCCAACGAGGACATCTTCATCCCGGACACGGTGCTGCTCGAAACCGAGTGGGTCTTGCGCGCCGCCTTCGACCGGACCCCCGCCGACATCTGCACCGCGTTTCGACGACTTTGCGGCTTGCACAACGTGACCGTCAGCGATGGGCCCCTCGTAGCGCAAGTGATCGACTGGCACGAAGCCGGCCTCGACTTCGCCGATGCATTCCATCTCGCGCTCAGCAAAGATCAAGACACGCTCAAGACCTTCGACGCCGATTTCATCAAGAACGCCAAGAAGCACACGGACCGGCGCGTGGAGCGCCCCTGA
- a CDS encoding AbrB/MazE/SpoVT family DNA-binding domain-containing protein — protein sequence METTKLSSKGQVIIPKAFRNTHRWEPGLELMVIDTGDGLLLKPKAPFAPSELASVQGMFKGKVAARTDDEIKAALAKDLRRKWRDRG from the coding sequence ATGGAAACCACCAAGCTGTCCAGCAAGGGCCAGGTGATCATCCCCAAGGCCTTTCGCAACACGCACCGCTGGGAACCAGGCCTCGAACTCATGGTGATCGACACCGGGGATGGGCTTCTGCTGAAGCCCAAGGCCCCGTTCGCCCCCTCGGAGCTTGCGTCGGTCCAGGGCATGTTCAAGGGCAAGGTCGCTGCCCGAACCGACGACGAGATCAAGGCCGCACTGGCCAAGGACCTGCGGAGGAAGTGGCGTGATCGCGGTTGA
- a CDS encoding EamA family transporter, which yields MPLSDAARAQWQIHLCVLLWGFTAILGKLISLAALPLVWWRMALVAAMLALAPRVWRSLRALDARRIAAIAGVGVVVALHWLTFYASIKLSNASVAATCMALGSVFTALIEPFAAHRRFAFGEVLLGIAAIPGVVLVVGGVPSGMWLGIAVGVLSALFAATFGSLNKRFVADADPLAITFIEMAAGVLLLSLATPLLGGAIPLFDTPLLVAPDARDFAYLLLLAVACTLLPFALSLVALRHMSAFNPQLVIHLQPLSTDLHAIVLLNEQRELTPTFYLGVTLLVACVFAPMVFRARAAAAA from the coding sequence ATGCCCCTGTCCGATGCCGCGCGCGCCCAGTGGCAGATCCACCTGTGCGTGCTGCTCTGGGGCTTCACCGCGATCCTCGGCAAGCTGATCAGCCTGGCGGCATTGCCGCTGGTGTGGTGGCGCATGGCGCTGGTGGCCGCGATGCTGGCGCTGGCGCCGCGGGTGTGGCGCTCGCTGCGCGCTCTGGACGCGCGCCGCATCGCCGCGATCGCCGGCGTCGGCGTGGTGGTGGCGCTGCACTGGCTCACCTTCTACGCCTCGATCAAGCTGTCGAACGCTTCGGTGGCGGCCACCTGCATGGCGCTCGGCTCGGTGTTCACCGCGCTGATCGAACCGTTCGCAGCGCATCGGCGCTTCGCCTTCGGCGAGGTGTTGCTCGGCATCGCCGCGATCCCGGGCGTGGTGCTGGTGGTCGGCGGCGTGCCCTCGGGCATGTGGCTCGGCATCGCCGTGGGCGTGCTCTCGGCGCTGTTCGCGGCAACGTTTGGTTCGCTCAACAAGCGCTTCGTCGCCGACGCTGACCCGCTCGCCATCACCTTCATCGAGATGGCCGCCGGAGTGCTGCTGCTCAGCCTCGCGACACCGCTGCTCGGCGGCGCCATCCCGCTGTTCGACACGCCGCTGCTGGTCGCACCCGACGCCCGCGACTTCGCCTACCTGCTGCTGCTCGCCGTCGCCTGCACCCTGCTGCCGTTCGCACTGTCGCTGGTCGCGCTGCGCCACATGAGCGCCTTCAACCCCCAACTCGTGATCCACCTCCAACCCCTCTCCACGGACCTGCACGCGATCGTGCTGCTCAACGAACAACGCGAACTCACCCCGACGTTTTACCTCGGCGTCACCCTCCTCGTCGCCTGCGTGTTTGCGCCGATGGTGTTCAGGGCGAGGGCTGCTGCGGCGGCGTGA
- the metF gene encoding methylenetetrahydrofolate reductase [NAD(P)H], protein MTAISFEFFPPKTDEQREQLERSAQKLKQRGPEYVSVTFGAGGSTLSYTPETVRHLRQEHGLDVAPHLSCVGGTRAEIANLLQLYRALGCRRLVALRGDMPSGMAAFGDFRYANELVAFIREETGDWFQIEVGCYPETHPQASDAFADIANLRRKFEAGANGAITQYFFNADAYFRFVEDARRVGITQPIVPGIMPIGNFSQLKRFSEMCGAEIPRWIAKRMLAHGDDAESVRAFGIEVVANLCRQLIAGGAESLHFYTLNRAKTTLAVLDAIS, encoded by the coding sequence ATGACCGCGATCAGCTTCGAGTTCTTCCCGCCCAAGACCGACGAACAGCGCGAACAGCTCGAACGCAGCGCGCAGAAGCTGAAACAGCGCGGCCCGGAATACGTTTCGGTGACCTTCGGCGCCGGCGGCTCGACGCTGTCCTACACGCCGGAAACGGTGCGCCACCTGCGCCAGGAGCACGGACTCGACGTCGCCCCGCACCTGTCCTGCGTCGGTGGCACCCGCGCCGAGATCGCGAACCTGCTGCAACTCTACCGCGCGCTCGGCTGCCGGCGGCTGGTGGCACTGCGCGGCGACATGCCCTCGGGCATGGCCGCGTTCGGCGACTTCCGCTACGCCAACGAGCTGGTGGCCTTCATCCGCGAGGAAACCGGCGACTGGTTCCAGATCGAGGTGGGCTGCTACCCGGAGACGCACCCGCAGGCGAGCGATGCCTTCGCCGACATCGCCAACCTCAGGCGCAAGTTCGAGGCCGGTGCCAACGGCGCGATCACCCAGTACTTCTTCAATGCCGACGCCTATTTTCGCTTCGTCGAGGACGCGCGCCGCGTCGGCATCACCCAACCGATCGTGCCGGGCATCATGCCGATCGGAAACTTCTCGCAGCTGAAGCGCTTTTCCGAGATGTGCGGCGCCGAGATTCCACGCTGGATCGCCAAGCGCATGCTCGCCCATGGCGACGACGCCGAATCGGTGCGCGCGTTCGGCATCGAGGTGGTGGCAAACCTTTGCCGGCAACTGATCGCCGGCGGTGCCGAGTCGCTGCACTTCTACACGCTCAATCGCGCCAAGACCACGCTCGCCGTGCTCGACGCGATCAGCTGA
- a CDS encoding GGDEF domain-containing protein — protein MDRDLEALGTDLRRIAQEVGETRRRMVIGGSFYVLGWVLVCLFTPVVRTYPATSAVLAAIFVGLAVARVVLRPPQARTAETMVRWLDLQWIIIQVSAATWGGIVLWTLMDPVLVDARIALIIGAAGFATAIANTYCMRFWPSLLAITAIYLPSTMYTWMPGQDRAVAFSLSVYLLYVISSLVRSHRDFHSRLDFDEELRRQYEAQAAARADAFRIGLGAVAVVPELADLRVRVSIGVGAFSASRHGNADHFLSEVDGALYRAKGGGRDRVCRASLAPSVLVGEILGQHR, from the coding sequence ATGGATAGGGACCTGGAAGCACTGGGTACGGATCTGCGCCGCATCGCCCAAGAGGTTGGCGAGACGCGTCGGCGCATGGTCATCGGCGGCTCGTTCTACGTGCTCGGCTGGGTGCTTGTGTGCCTGTTCACGCCGGTGGTGCGCACGTATCCGGCGACTTCGGCGGTACTCGCGGCGATCTTCGTCGGATTGGCCGTGGCGCGCGTGGTGTTGCGCCCGCCGCAGGCGCGGACGGCCGAGACGATGGTGCGCTGGCTTGACCTGCAGTGGATCATCATTCAGGTCTCGGCTGCGACTTGGGGCGGCATCGTGTTGTGGACGTTGATGGATCCGGTGCTGGTCGATGCACGCATCGCCCTGATCATCGGCGCTGCCGGCTTCGCAACCGCGATCGCCAATACCTACTGCATGCGCTTCTGGCCGTCGTTGCTGGCGATTACCGCGATCTACCTGCCAAGCACCATGTACACCTGGATGCCGGGGCAGGACCGCGCGGTCGCCTTCAGTCTCAGTGTGTACCTGCTCTACGTGATCAGCTCGCTGGTGCGCAGCCACCGCGATTTTCACAGTCGCCTCGATTTCGACGAGGAACTGCGCCGCCAGTACGAAGCGCAGGCGGCCGCGCGTGCCGACGCCTTCCGCATCGGCCTTGGCGCGGTCGCGGTGGTGCCGGAACTGGCTGATCTGCGCGTGCGCGTCAGCATCGGCGTCGGCGCATTCAGCGCCAGCCGCCACGGCAATGCCGATCATTTCCTCAGCGAAGTGGACGGCGCCCTGTATCGGGCCAAGGGCGGCGGGCGTGATCGCGTGTGTCGCGCCTCGCTCGCGCCTTCAGTCCTGGTCGGCGAGATCCTCGGCCAGCATCGCTAG
- a CDS encoding adenosylhomocysteinase, translating into MNAVVQSLPFSDFKVRDMGLAEWGRKEIDIAEHEMPGLMSIRKKYAASKPLKGVRVTGSLHMTIQTAVLIETLVDLGATVRWASCNIFSIQDHAAAAIAAAKVPVFAWKGETLEEYWDCTMDAVTHAGITGPELVVDDGGDVTLLIHKGYELEQGSDWVNTASGSHEEQIIKNLLKRVAKERPGFWTKVVKAWKGVSEETTTGVHRLYQMLEQGKLLVPAINVNDSVTKSKFDNLYGCRESLADGLKRAMDVMLAGKVAVVCGYGDVGKGSAHSLRAYGARVVVTEIDPINALQASMEGFEVNTVESTLGRGDIYVTTTGNKDVLTLEHMQAMKDQAIVCNIGHFDNEIQVDKLNDSGAVKTNIKPQVDKYTFANGNSIFLLAEGRLVNLGCATGHPSFVMSNSFSNQTLAQIDLWANKDKYEAKVYILPKKLDEEVARLHLEKIGVKLTVLTDDQAAYLGVDKMGPYKPEHYRY; encoded by the coding sequence ATGAACGCAGTCGTTCAATCCCTGCCCTTTTCCGATTTCAAGGTCCGCGACATGGGCCTGGCCGAATGGGGCCGCAAGGAAATCGACATCGCCGAGCACGAGATGCCGGGGCTGATGTCGATCCGCAAGAAATACGCTGCCAGCAAGCCGCTCAAGGGCGTACGCGTGACCGGCTCGCTGCACATGACCATCCAGACCGCGGTGCTGATCGAGACCCTGGTCGACCTCGGCGCTACCGTGCGCTGGGCCAGCTGCAACATCTTCTCGATCCAGGACCACGCCGCTGCGGCGATTGCGGCGGCGAAGGTGCCGGTGTTCGCGTGGAAGGGCGAGACGCTGGAAGAATATTGGGACTGCACGATGGATGCGGTCACTCATGCCGGCATAACCGGCCCGGAGCTGGTCGTCGACGATGGCGGTGACGTCACCCTGCTGATCCACAAGGGTTATGAACTCGAACAGGGTTCGGACTGGGTCAACACGGCGAGTGGCTCGCACGAAGAGCAGATCATCAAGAACCTGCTCAAGCGTGTCGCCAAGGAACGCCCGGGTTTCTGGACCAAGGTCGTGAAGGCCTGGAAGGGTGTCTCCGAAGAGACCACCACCGGCGTGCATCGCCTCTACCAGATGCTCGAACAGGGCAAGCTGCTGGTGCCGGCAATCAATGTCAACGACTCGGTCACCAAGTCCAAGTTCGACAATCTGTACGGTTGCCGCGAATCGCTGGCCGATGGCCTGAAGCGCGCGATGGACGTGATGCTCGCCGGCAAGGTCGCGGTCGTCTGCGGCTACGGTGATGTCGGCAAGGGGTCGGCACACAGCTTGCGCGCCTACGGTGCCCGCGTCGTGGTCACCGAGATCGACCCGATCAACGCGCTGCAGGCGTCCATGGAAGGCTTCGAGGTCAACACCGTCGAATCGACCCTCGGCCGCGGCGACATCTACGTCACCACCACCGGCAACAAGGACGTGCTGACGCTCGAGCACATGCAGGCGATGAAGGACCAGGCGATCGTCTGCAACATCGGTCACTTCGACAACGAGATCCAGGTCGACAAGCTCAACGACTCGGGCGCGGTCAAGACCAACATCAAGCCGCAGGTCGACAAGTACACGTTTGCGAACGGCAATTCGATCTTCCTGCTCGCCGAAGGCCGTCTCGTGAACCTCGGTTGCGCCACCGGCCATCCGAGCTTCGTGATGTCGAACAGCTTCAGCAACCAGACGCTGGCGCAGATCGACCTGTGGGCGAACAAGGACAAGTACGAGGCCAAGGTCTACATCCTGCCCAAGAAGCTCGACGAAGAAGTCGCCCGCCTGCACCTGGAGAAGATCGGCGTCAAGCTGACCGTCCTCACCGACGACCAGGCCGCCTACCTCGGCGTCGACAAGATGGGCCCGTACAAGCCCGAGCACTACCGCTACTGA
- a CDS encoding HD-GYP domain-containing protein, protein MEIEERQVHVDHLKTDMYVFRLDRPWLGLPFPLEGFLVQNPKQIEVLRQHCDHVFVDVPRSHTPIRAYMAHPRQHERQRTVVRHVDSATLHEELPHAREAHAQASTLAAKILNEVRAGQRLSVEDVRNAVVPVVKSVLRNADAYFWVTSLRKRDAYEYSHAIHCSLLAAAFGRHMGFTEDVLVNLATGGLLMDVGKTEIDETLLAKPEALTEAETGQVRKHVENSLRIIEEAGIHHADVREMVLTHHERHDGSGYPDRLMRNQIPLFGRIAGLIDSYDAMTSTRVFRKAASAHHALQQLYRHGDQLFQREVVEQLMQCLSVYPTGSLVELNSGEVAIVMAQNHARRLRPRVMLLMTADKVLRENFIECDLMGQSEDQGVQREVVATLEPGAYGLDPTELYLG, encoded by the coding sequence GTGGAAATCGAAGAACGCCAAGTGCACGTCGACCATCTGAAGACGGACATGTACGTGTTCCGTCTCGATCGGCCGTGGCTTGGCCTGCCGTTTCCGCTCGAAGGCTTCCTGGTGCAGAACCCGAAGCAGATCGAGGTGCTGCGGCAGCACTGCGACCATGTGTTTGTCGATGTGCCGCGCAGCCACACGCCGATCCGCGCCTACATGGCACATCCGCGCCAGCACGAGCGCCAGCGTACTGTGGTCCGACATGTGGATAGCGCGACGCTGCACGAGGAACTGCCGCACGCACGCGAGGCACACGCCCAGGCGTCGACGCTGGCCGCCAAGATCCTCAACGAGGTGCGTGCCGGACAGCGGCTCAGCGTCGAAGATGTGCGCAACGCGGTGGTGCCGGTGGTGAAGTCGGTGCTGCGCAATGCCGATGCCTATTTCTGGGTGACCAGCCTGCGCAAGCGCGACGCCTACGAATACAGCCATGCCATCCATTGCAGCCTGCTCGCCGCCGCCTTCGGTCGGCACATGGGATTCACCGAGGACGTGCTGGTCAATCTCGCCACCGGCGGTCTGTTGATGGATGTGGGCAAGACCGAGATCGACGAGACACTGCTCGCCAAGCCGGAGGCTCTGACCGAGGCGGAGACCGGGCAGGTGCGCAAGCACGTCGAGAACAGCCTGCGCATCATCGAGGAGGCCGGCATCCACCATGCCGACGTGCGCGAAATGGTGCTGACCCACCACGAGCGCCACGACGGTAGCGGCTACCCGGACCGGTTGATGCGCAACCAGATCCCGCTGTTCGGGCGCATCGCCGGGCTGATTGACTCCTACGACGCGATGACCAGCACGCGCGTGTTCCGCAAGGCGGCGTCGGCGCACCACGCGCTGCAACAGCTGTATCGCCACGGTGATCAGTTGTTCCAGCGCGAAGTGGTCGAACAGTTGATGCAATGCCTGAGCGTGTATCCGACCGGGTCGCTGGTCGAGCTCAACAGCGGCGAGGTGGCGATCGTGATGGCGCAGAACCACGCGCGCCGGTTGCGTCCGCGGGTGATGCTGCTGATGACCGCGGACAAGGTGCTGCGCGAGAATTTCATCGAGTGCGACCTGATGGGCCAGAGCGAAGATCAGGGCGTGCAGCGCGAGGTCGTGGCGACGCTGGAGCCCGGGGCCTACGGCCTCGATCCGACCGAACTTTACCTGGGTTGA
- a CDS encoding EAL domain-containing protein, producing the protein MLNRADVLREIEAEVVRADEAGERFALLLLRVQRHREEQLLFGDFLSTAARTRVRTALRPQDRILPIGDNVFALLLPALRDSGHALLAANRLVRAFREPLLVGDRLQQALPTLGIAMYPEHGAAAEPLCRAAEAAFALALTSRDRYQLHQPEHMRAHPPYVDLREAIINNRLEVFFQPLWDIRAARVIGAESLARWNSEVHGAISPTDFVLVAEQTGLIESLTRWSVNTTLRHCATARAAGHRLRFSINVSPRVFHEPGLVEQFQNSLAIWDVPAADVVLEVTESAVMEDPSLSAVVLGQLRDHGFGISIDDFGIGYSSFAYLKRFPATELKIDQEFVLDICNSPRSARLVHSMIDLAHHLDLTAVAEGVEDQPTLDRLTAMGCDLAQGFFFGRPKPAAEFIGGL; encoded by the coding sequence ATGCTGAACCGGGCTGATGTGCTGCGCGAGATCGAGGCCGAGGTCGTGCGTGCCGACGAGGCCGGCGAACGCTTCGCCCTGCTGCTGCTGCGCGTGCAACGTCACCGCGAAGAACAGCTGCTGTTCGGTGATTTCCTGAGCACCGCGGCGCGCACTCGCGTGCGTACGGCGCTGCGGCCGCAGGACCGAATCTTGCCGATCGGCGACAACGTCTTCGCCCTGCTGCTGCCAGCGTTGCGTGACAGCGGTCATGCGCTGCTCGCGGCGAACCGCCTGGTGCGTGCGTTCCGTGAACCGCTGCTGGTCGGCGATCGACTGCAACAGGCGTTGCCGACGCTTGGTATCGCGATGTATCCGGAACACGGCGCCGCCGCTGAGCCGCTGTGCCGGGCCGCGGAGGCCGCGTTCGCGCTGGCGCTGACTTCGCGCGACCGCTATCAGTTGCACCAGCCGGAGCACATGCGCGCGCATCCGCCCTACGTGGACCTGCGCGAGGCCATCATCAACAATCGCCTGGAGGTGTTCTTCCAGCCGCTGTGGGACATCCGCGCCGCGCGCGTGATCGGCGCCGAATCGCTGGCGCGTTGGAACAGCGAAGTGCACGGCGCGATCAGCCCGACCGATTTCGTGCTGGTCGCCGAGCAGACCGGGCTGATCGAATCGCTGACACGCTGGAGCGTCAATACCACGCTGCGGCACTGCGCCACCGCGCGCGCTGCGGGACATCGCCTGCGCTTCTCGATCAACGTCTCGCCGCGCGTGTTCCACGAGCCCGGGCTGGTCGAGCAGTTCCAGAACTCGCTCGCGATCTGGGACGTGCCGGCCGCAGACGTGGTGCTGGAAGTGACCGAAAGCGCGGTGATGGAAGACCCAAGCTTGAGCGCGGTGGTGCTCGGTCAGTTGCGTGACCACGGCTTCGGCATCTCGATCGACGATTTCGGTATCGGCTATTCGTCGTTCGCCTACCTCAAGCGCTTTCCCGCCACCGAGTTGAAGATCGACCAGGAGTTCGTGCTCGACATCTGCAACAGCCCGCGTTCGGCGCGGCTGGTGCATTCGATGATCGACCTCGCGCATCACCTTGATCTGACCGCCGTCGCCGAAGGCGTCGAAGATCAGCCGACTCTGGACCGCCTCACCGCGATGGGCTGCGACCTCGCCCAGGGCTTTTTCTTCGGCCGCCCGAAACCGGCGGCGGAGTTCATTGGCGGGTTGTAG
- a CDS encoding type II toxin-antitoxin system VapC family toxin encodes MRPIAIDTNAYVAFKRGDSAIIEVLRHAPEILVSVTVLAELLAGFAAGTREAVNRRELTLFLGSPRVRLVASTAATADIYALVYAALRRKGTPIPSNDLWIAASALEHGVALLTLDAHFSQVGGLRTGACLDAFLP; translated from the coding sequence GTGCGTCCGATCGCAATCGACACCAACGCATACGTCGCGTTCAAGCGCGGCGACAGCGCGATCATTGAAGTGCTGCGCCACGCGCCGGAGATCCTGGTGAGCGTCACCGTGCTCGCGGAACTGCTCGCCGGGTTCGCCGCGGGAACGCGAGAGGCCGTCAACCGTCGCGAATTGACCCTGTTCCTGGGCTCACCACGCGTGCGCCTGGTTGCAAGCACCGCGGCAACCGCGGACATCTACGCCTTGGTCTATGCCGCCCTACGGCGGAAGGGCACGCCGATACCCAGCAACGACTTGTGGATCGCCGCGAGTGCGCTGGAGCACGGCGTCGCATTGCTCACCCTGGATGCGCATTTCTCGCAGGTCGGTGGGCTGCGCACCGGCGCCTGCCTCGACGCCTTTCTGCCCTAG
- the dbpA gene encoding ATP-dependent RNA helicase DbpA — protein sequence MNPFSELSLSEALVKGLASIEYLEMTPIQAAALPLILAGHDVIAQARTGSGKTAAFALGLLQMLDVGSVQLQGLVLCPTRELADQVSKEIRRIARPLPNVKVLTLCGGVPLRPHLASLAHEPHIVVGTPGRILELIQKQALPLKALQMLVLDEADRMLDMGFADDIAAVLKAAPKERQTLLFSATYPDAIREISKRFQRDPETITVDAEPAHSDISQQCIEVASDERKLDALIDLLVTHRPESALVFCNTRHATRDVAESLERCGFSVLALHGDLDQRERDEMLVRFANHSCTVLVATDVAARGLDIKELPMVVNFEVASDADAHTHRIGRTGRAGAQGLALTLFTPREAGRINTVEANLGRTLPKVPLPRVQGKPLPLLSTHLTLAVDGGRADKLRPGDLLGALTGTAGLPADAVGKIDIFPTRSYVAIARSHADIALHRLRDGKIKGRNFRVRRIGH from the coding sequence ATGAATCCATTTTCCGAACTGAGCCTGAGCGAGGCCCTGGTCAAGGGGCTGGCGTCGATTGAATACCTTGAGATGACGCCGATCCAGGCGGCGGCGTTGCCGTTGATCCTGGCCGGGCACGACGTGATCGCGCAGGCGCGCACCGGCAGCGGCAAGACCGCCGCGTTCGCGCTCGGCTTGCTGCAGATGCTCGATGTCGGGTCGGTGCAACTGCAGGGGCTGGTGCTCTGCCCGACGCGCGAACTGGCCGATCAGGTCAGCAAGGAGATCCGCCGCATCGCCCGACCGCTGCCGAACGTCAAGGTGCTGACGCTGTGCGGCGGCGTGCCGCTGCGCCCGCACCTCGCTTCGCTGGCGCACGAGCCGCACATCGTGGTCGGCACGCCGGGGCGCATTCTCGAACTGATCCAGAAGCAGGCGCTGCCGCTGAAGGCGTTGCAGATGCTGGTGCTGGATGAGGCCGACCGCATGCTCGACATGGGCTTCGCCGACGACATCGCGGCGGTCCTGAAGGCCGCGCCGAAGGAACGCCAGACGCTGCTGTTCTCGGCGACCTATCCGGATGCGATCCGCGAGATCTCGAAGCGGTTCCAGCGCGATCCGGAAACGATCACGGTCGATGCCGAACCGGCGCACAGCGACATCAGCCAGCAATGCATCGAGGTCGCCAGCGACGAACGCAAGCTCGACGCGCTGATCGACCTGCTGGTCACGCACCGGCCGGAATCGGCGCTGGTGTTCTGCAACACCCGCCATGCCACGCGCGATGTCGCCGAGTCGCTGGAGCGCTGCGGGTTTTCGGTGCTGGCCCTGCACGGCGACCTGGACCAGCGCGAGCGCGACGAGATGCTGGTGCGCTTCGCCAACCACAGTTGCACCGTGCTCGTCGCCACCGATGTCGCCGCGCGCGGGCTCGACATCAAGGAGCTGCCGATGGTGGTGAATTTCGAGGTCGCCAGCGACGCCGATGCACACACCCACCGCATCGGTCGCACCGGCCGTGCCGGCGCACAGGGCCTGGCGCTGACGCTGTTCACGCCACGCGAAGCGGGCCGCATCAACACCGTCGAGGCGAACCTCGGACGCACGCTGCCCAAGGTGCCGCTGCCGCGCGTGCAGGGCAAGCCGCTGCCGCTGCTGAGCACGCATCTGACCCTGGCCGTCGATGGCGGCCGCGCCGACAAACTGCGCCCGGGCGATCTGCTCGGCGCGCTCACCGGCACTGCCGGCCTGCCCGCGGACGCGGTCGGCAAGATCGACATTTTCCCGACCCGCAGCTACGTCGCCATCGCCCGCAGCCACGCCGACATCGCCCTGCATCGCCTGCGCGACGGCAAGATCAAGGGCCGCAATTTCCGCGTGCGCCGCATCGGGCATTGA
- a CDS encoding restriction endonuclease: MLPPDFDECVNRAVAAFWRGRASAIGKSQGGSRDGVLAGKNMDGFVGLVVQVAVHCGLDAAAVRTRKSDLVLPGFFRATKNWDVLVIHEDRLVAVFEFKSQVGSFGNNFNNRSEEVIGSAADLWVAHHHGAYGSGPHRSRSVVAEYQPALLNPAIQSDPRPPFLAWLMLLEECDASLRSVRCDEPNFPVFAEFKSASYARRYQILCERLVERQLYSAAALELSARDSSASHALSASTSIRNLFAEFAGRVLAALA; the protein is encoded by the coding sequence CTGCTGCCGCCCGACTTTGACGAGTGCGTCAACCGGGCGGTTGCGGCGTTCTGGCGTGGCCGGGCCTCCGCCATCGGAAAGTCCCAGGGCGGCTCGCGCGATGGCGTGCTCGCCGGCAAGAACATGGACGGCTTCGTCGGGCTCGTCGTGCAAGTCGCGGTGCATTGCGGCCTGGACGCCGCAGCCGTTCGCACCCGCAAGTCCGATCTGGTGCTGCCAGGGTTCTTCCGGGCGACGAAAAACTGGGACGTGCTCGTGATCCACGAGGACCGACTGGTGGCGGTGTTCGAGTTCAAGTCCCAGGTCGGATCGTTCGGCAACAACTTCAACAATCGCAGTGAAGAAGTGATCGGATCGGCTGCGGATCTCTGGGTTGCCCACCACCACGGCGCGTATGGTTCAGGCCCGCACCGCAGCCGCAGCGTGGTGGCCGAGTATCAGCCCGCGCTACTGAATCCGGCGATCCAGTCCGACCCGCGTCCGCCCTTTCTCGCCTGGCTGATGTTGCTGGAAGAATGCGATGCATCATTGCGCTCGGTGCGCTGCGACGAACCGAACTTCCCGGTGTTCGCGGAATTCAAGTCGGCCTCGTATGCGCGGCGATACCAGATTCTTTGCGAGCGACTGGTCGAACGCCAACTCTATAGCGCTGCGGCACTGGAACTTTCCGCACGAGACAGTTCAGCCTCCCACGCCCTGTCCGCGAGCACCAGCATCAGGAACCTGTTCGCGGAGTTCGCCGGCCGGGTGCTCGCCGCCTTGGCATGA